One window of Cohnella hashimotonis genomic DNA carries:
- a CDS encoding response regulator gives MKIVIVDDERHVREAVRLLVDWEALGVTEIHEAANGEEAATLIERVRPGVVVTDMLMPVQGGLDLLAWLQTQRPEIQKIVVSGHDDFHLVRGTMQHGGQDYLLKPIDPEQLTGALKRAIARWHDQDRSRKDELARSMEINQLRPVMRDRIFSDLLGGGDSNGHAQLALQGEPVFRQASTCLVAVLDLDSASSEVAERYARNRDLLYFTLTNIADEVLRRGDRGLACRNLRSENEILLFFWIEPGAAARRDATVQSLLSEINECCFLALKCRFDYGIGTEQPFPKGAANSYQAAKAALRDRDLLVERAYYYRYDAAEVRSSAATPRFEEYEESLRLAVLSGSDKQIRDAVGRCIAEMRRMPRISSEQFERWRTAFAEMLQRWREADAERAEGLPVAQSRADGTDGLPLPTGALPLDARGRLDLDGLETVFREFLTAWSHSRSAASQQSQSAIPAVARYIEQHYNKELTLQDIASQFYLSREYISRRFKQETGENLIDFLCRIRIDKAKLLLESPHFKISQVAEMVGYADEKYFSKVFKKLTGLSPNQYRKNNA, from the coding sequence ATGAAGATTGTCATCGTAGACGACGAACGCCACGTACGGGAAGCCGTCCGCCTGCTCGTGGATTGGGAAGCGCTCGGCGTCACAGAGATACACGAAGCGGCCAACGGCGAAGAAGCGGCGACGCTCATCGAACGCGTGCGCCCGGGCGTTGTCGTCACCGACATGCTGATGCCGGTGCAGGGCGGGCTCGACCTGCTTGCCTGGCTCCAGACGCAGCGGCCCGAGATCCAGAAGATCGTCGTTAGCGGCCACGACGACTTCCACCTCGTGCGCGGCACGATGCAGCACGGCGGGCAGGATTACCTGCTCAAGCCGATCGATCCCGAGCAGTTGACCGGCGCGCTCAAGCGCGCGATCGCCCGTTGGCACGATCAGGACCGCTCCCGCAAGGACGAGCTGGCGCGCAGCATGGAGATCAACCAGCTGCGTCCGGTTATGCGCGACCGCATCTTCTCCGACCTGCTCGGCGGCGGAGACTCTAACGGCCATGCGCAGCTCGCGCTTCAGGGCGAGCCGGTTTTCCGCCAGGCGTCGACCTGTCTCGTCGCCGTCCTCGACCTGGACTCTGCCTCCTCCGAGGTCGCCGAGCGGTACGCCCGCAACCGGGATCTGCTGTACTTCACGCTGACCAACATCGCGGACGAAGTGCTGCGTCGCGGCGATCGCGGCCTCGCCTGCCGGAATCTCAGGTCGGAGAACGAGATTCTTCTTTTCTTCTGGATCGAACCCGGCGCTGCGGCCCGCCGCGACGCGACGGTACAGTCGCTGCTGTCCGAGATTAACGAATGCTGCTTCCTCGCGCTCAAATGCCGCTTCGACTATGGCATCGGCACGGAGCAGCCGTTCCCCAAGGGAGCCGCGAATTCGTACCAGGCCGCCAAGGCCGCGCTGCGGGATCGCGATCTGCTGGTGGAGCGCGCCTATTATTACCGCTACGATGCGGCTGAAGTCCGCAGCTCCGCCGCGACGCCGCGTTTCGAAGAATACGAAGAGAGTCTGCGGCTCGCCGTCCTGAGCGGTTCGGACAAGCAGATCCGGGATGCCGTCGGCCGCTGCATCGCCGAGATGCGCCGCATGCCCCGGATCAGCAGCGAGCAGTTCGAGCGGTGGCGAACGGCCTTCGCCGAGATGCTGCAGCGATGGCGCGAGGCGGATGCAGAACGCGCGGAAGGCCTGCCGGTCGCGCAGTCGCGCGCCGACGGGACGGACGGCCTCCCGCTTCCCACCGGCGCGCTGCCGCTGGACGCGCGCGGCCGGCTCGATCTGGACGGTTTGGAGACCGTTTTTCGCGAATTCCTGACCGCCTGGTCGCACAGCCGATCGGCCGCAAGCCAGCAGTCGCAGAGCGCCATTCCTGCCGTCGCCCGCTATATCGAACAGCATTACAACAAGGAGCTCACCCTGCAGGATATCGCGAGCCAGTTCTATTTGAGCCGGGAGTACATCTCCCGCAGATTCAAGCAAGAAACCGGGGAGAATCTCATTGACTTCCTCTGCCGCATCCGCATCGACAAAGCCAAGCTGCTGCTCGAGAGCCCGCATTTCAAGATCTCCCAAGTCGCCGAGATGGTCGGATACGCGGACGAGAAATACTTCAGCAAGGTATTTAAAAAGCTGACGGGGCTATCGCCGAATCAGTATCGTAAAAATAATGCCTAA
- a CDS encoding alpha-amylase family glycosyl hydrolase, with protein sequence MSKAWSRIRRQVALIIAGLLALQLFAGIGAVRYASAAIAADVFVDQPGGESQWVVAGSFTDWNEKPATSAGKMKHLVGGFYAFSAVLPAGTHEFKLTKNGTWDGFSNGGNNFSLTLDEETKVNFYVNEEIGQARITAAGVSGLPQYTAALGEDKWPRLVGSLQTALGESADWSPSTSGLRFVDYDFDGSVYKYQASIPQGRYEAKVAFGPSWDESYGDGGGNLALDIPDEAFTIFTIDYQSQNRQLGGKSVLQSGGFDGKIDKSGIRFDSRSLTYKKPFGAIKEASEDLTLRVAAAKDDVQLARVELTDGEGMARTFDMRKTTSVAGSDYFEAKIPAATFAPIGVWGYKFILIDGAAKVELGDDKNGNIARGGTGVVSDEGAVPFDLTVYSADYHTPDWMKEAVVYQIFPDRFFDGDETNNRAKIVDGYRGNRSESDDTSEIAPYPLQYFDGGVANDPAPGQVAGKWSDVPENPDRVKPENQPYYPGAKTDGVWTNEFYGGDLQGVQQKLGYLKSIGVNTIYFNPIAWAASNHKYDATDYKHLDPMFGEPVYNTPGDPASGLNYEATRVASDKIFIDFAKAAKAQGIRIIGDGVFNHVGDDSVYFDRYEKYPEIGAYEYWAKVYDIRNAAPGKTLEQAKSEAQAYYTSQKNPKTGMNYKYPEDFAYTTWFTIENEKVPDRDGTNTHYKYDAWWGYDSLPAMDAVTPQAGDAAAIGGPQEAHEWNNVAYREEVIGHDLSGQSDAEADEAMQNVVSQRWVWMGTSGWRLDVAPDVSAGTWKKFREAVKSTAGLKDASGNTIDEPIILGEEWNVATPYLLGDQFDSVMNYRFRGALQTFMIGGDAKAFNETLESIREDYPKEAWQVMLNLMDSHDTTRSITKLDFPSYEEEHLIIAPEASDKALKQQALVALFQLGYPGAPTIYYGDEVGLTGTKDPDSRRTFPWERVAGSGEEYEAVGRYADLFKTYQDAAAVRHANDVFSTGDLKMAYAEGDVIAYARKTASKGGLVAINRAAAAKEIEADVTGFLPDGLQLKDELGGAIEATVQGGKLKLTLPALSGVMMVSTGDLGTVAAVQGLTAAAGNGKVDLAWQTVPGAAGYRVYRALIEGGALTRVGDVEADTLAFTDQTGIVNATKYYYAVTAYAGQSESLIGTMVSATPFYPVQSVAVPSSVAGVVYAGVGKKIEGITVEVLAPGLTDNAAYAGRAAPNLPGKLFFYPENGDLADAVAVSLRYKEDAGAAKAYRASFEPTAAGAYRYYAAFSSDNEETWTLSGENTVNVLQSDDDLEAPDAPELGGLLQESGRASLAWTSDDASVAGFEIYRQSVTDAVYRKIATVAKEVRAYTDFTVNNDTTYTYKVAAYDQAYNRAYSQPQSVTPRLVMIDVTLRLHLPDYTPTTDDITIAGDFNGWNVSSTKLAVPSGATTREVVEYSFKMMAGKSMQYKYARGDWNKEAFTSHARVQNDTTDPGNWAYSSTDTNMQLKIANQGGNKMIVDDYVLRWVDMPVAIYQPRKSYGEDIAYSTADASFALRAAVPYGVAFTINGQPIPEGAMDAYGNVLVNDIPLAQGKNVFTLHIEPTAETLNLPFYTDKGRASQATKTIKLEITRTGGGTESPSPEPSGSPTPTPTPVSNGPTPTSTPSSAPAELKIAADKLVPDATGKVKIELPSGATRILLPANAGELLKPGELTLVKERLTISVPAGLLSQAVGTDEKAAQVALDIVPLTATQADALIAKTSREGRDIRLVGEVYDFSLSVIGEDGENRAVRELAQPVKLSFRADAAVADRDVTGVYHVADDGQLEYVRGTWSDDGVLTASVSHFSKYAALHIDAAFADVPSGHWAWTAVRSLAAKQIVNGTAGSRYEPARGVTRAEFAAMLSRALGLAAPQKEAPFADVASGAWYEEAVAAAAEAGIVSGRSASAFAPNEGITREEMAVMLMRAYDYAGVVGADRAAPAAEPFADTSGFSGWAAEAIGRAAGLGLLSGRNGHVFDAKSGLTRAESAQALFKLLGQ encoded by the coding sequence ATGTCAAAGGCATGGAGCCGCATTCGAAGGCAGGTCGCACTCATTATCGCAGGACTGTTGGCTTTGCAGCTGTTCGCAGGGATCGGCGCAGTCCGTTATGCAAGCGCTGCCATTGCGGCGGACGTATTCGTAGATCAGCCTGGGGGCGAGAGCCAATGGGTCGTAGCTGGCTCGTTCACCGACTGGAACGAGAAGCCTGCGACTTCCGCAGGCAAAATGAAGCACCTGGTCGGAGGATTTTATGCGTTTTCGGCGGTACTGCCGGCAGGAACGCATGAATTCAAGCTGACCAAGAACGGAACCTGGGACGGCTTCAGCAACGGAGGCAACAACTTTTCGTTGACGCTTGACGAGGAGACCAAAGTAAATTTCTACGTCAACGAAGAGATCGGCCAGGCGCGCATCACGGCGGCCGGCGTCTCGGGACTGCCGCAGTATACGGCCGCGCTGGGCGAAGACAAATGGCCGCGACTCGTCGGCAGCTTGCAGACCGCGCTTGGCGAATCGGCGGATTGGTCGCCTTCGACGTCGGGTCTGCGCTTCGTCGATTACGACTTCGACGGCAGCGTATATAAGTACCAGGCGAGCATTCCGCAGGGACGGTACGAGGCCAAGGTAGCGTTCGGACCGAGCTGGGACGAGAGCTACGGCGACGGCGGAGGCAATCTGGCGCTGGATATTCCGGACGAAGCCTTTACGATTTTCACCATCGACTACCAAAGCCAGAACAGGCAGCTCGGCGGGAAAAGCGTGCTCCAGAGCGGGGGCTTCGACGGCAAGATCGACAAGTCGGGCATCCGGTTCGACAGCCGTTCGCTGACGTACAAGAAGCCGTTCGGCGCAATCAAGGAAGCGAGCGAGGACTTGACGCTGCGCGTGGCGGCCGCCAAGGACGACGTCCAGCTCGCGCGCGTGGAACTGACGGACGGCGAAGGCATGGCCCGTACGTTCGATATGCGCAAGACGACCTCGGTCGCGGGAAGCGACTACTTCGAGGCGAAGATTCCGGCCGCTACGTTCGCGCCGATCGGCGTATGGGGCTACAAGTTCATCCTGATCGACGGCGCGGCGAAGGTCGAGCTCGGCGACGACAAGAACGGAAATATCGCGCGCGGCGGCACCGGCGTCGTGTCGGACGAAGGCGCAGTGCCCTTCGACCTGACCGTCTACAGCGCAGACTATCATACGCCGGACTGGATGAAAGAAGCGGTCGTCTATCAGATCTTCCCGGACCGTTTCTTCGACGGCGACGAGACGAACAATCGCGCGAAGATCGTGGACGGATATCGGGGCAACCGGTCCGAATCCGACGACACGAGCGAGATCGCGCCTTACCCGCTGCAATATTTCGACGGCGGCGTCGCGAACGATCCGGCGCCGGGCCAGGTAGCGGGCAAGTGGAGCGACGTGCCGGAAAATCCGGACCGCGTCAAGCCGGAAAACCAGCCGTATTACCCGGGCGCGAAGACGGACGGCGTCTGGACGAACGAGTTTTACGGCGGAGACCTGCAGGGCGTGCAGCAGAAGCTCGGCTATCTCAAGTCGATCGGCGTCAACACGATCTACTTCAATCCGATCGCCTGGGCGGCGTCCAACCACAAGTACGATGCGACGGACTACAAGCATCTCGATCCGATGTTCGGCGAGCCGGTGTACAATACGCCGGGCGACCCGGCATCCGGCTTGAATTACGAAGCGACGCGCGTCGCTTCGGACAAGATCTTCATCGACTTCGCCAAGGCCGCGAAGGCGCAGGGCATCCGGATTATCGGCGACGGCGTGTTCAATCATGTCGGCGACGACTCGGTTTATTTCGACCGTTACGAGAAATATCCGGAGATCGGCGCTTACGAGTATTGGGCAAAGGTATACGACATCCGGAATGCCGCGCCCGGCAAGACGCTCGAGCAGGCGAAAAGCGAGGCGCAGGCTTACTATACGAGCCAAAAAAATCCGAAGACGGGCATGAACTACAAGTATCCGGAAGACTTCGCCTACACGACCTGGTTCACGATCGAGAACGAGAAGGTTCCGGATCGCGACGGTACCAACACCCACTACAAATACGACGCCTGGTGGGGCTACGACTCGCTGCCGGCGATGGACGCCGTGACGCCGCAAGCGGGCGACGCAGCGGCGATCGGCGGTCCGCAGGAGGCGCACGAATGGAACAACGTCGCCTATCGCGAGGAAGTCATCGGCCATGACCTGTCGGGACAATCCGATGCGGAAGCGGACGAGGCGATGCAAAACGTCGTCTCGCAGCGCTGGGTATGGATGGGCACGAGCGGCTGGCGGCTCGACGTCGCGCCGGACGTATCCGCGGGTACGTGGAAAAAGTTCAGGGAAGCCGTCAAATCCACGGCCGGTTTGAAGGACGCGAGCGGCAATACGATCGACGAGCCGATCATCCTCGGGGAGGAATGGAATGTCGCGACGCCGTATCTGCTGGGCGACCAGTTCGACTCGGTCATGAACTATCGTTTCCGCGGCGCGCTGCAGACGTTCATGATCGGCGGCGACGCCAAGGCGTTCAACGAGACGCTCGAGTCGATCCGCGAGGACTACCCCAAGGAAGCCTGGCAGGTCATGCTGAATCTGATGGATTCCCATGACACGACCCGCTCGATCACGAAGCTTGATTTCCCTTCTTACGAGGAGGAGCATCTGATCATCGCGCCGGAGGCGTCCGACAAGGCGCTGAAGCAGCAGGCGCTCGTCGCGCTGTTCCAGCTGGGCTATCCGGGCGCGCCGACGATATATTACGGCGACGAGGTCGGCTTGACCGGCACGAAGGATCCGGATTCTAGACGGACGTTCCCATGGGAGCGCGTAGCGGGAAGCGGAGAAGAATATGAGGCCGTAGGCCGCTACGCAGACCTGTTCAAGACGTACCAGGACGCGGCTGCGGTGCGTCATGCCAACGACGTGTTCAGCACCGGCGACCTGAAGATGGCCTACGCAGAAGGCGACGTGATCGCGTATGCCCGCAAGACGGCGTCTAAGGGCGGTCTCGTTGCAATCAACCGTGCCGCCGCGGCCAAGGAGATTGAAGCGGACGTCACCGGCTTCCTGCCGGACGGACTTCAGCTGAAGGATGAGCTGGGCGGCGCGATCGAGGCGACGGTGCAAGGCGGCAAGCTCAAGCTGACGCTGCCTGCCCTGTCGGGCGTCATGATGGTATCGACCGGCGATCTGGGCACGGTCGCCGCTGTTCAGGGCTTGACCGCCGCCGCCGGCAACGGCAAGGTCGATCTCGCCTGGCAGACGGTTCCCGGAGCGGCAGGCTATCGCGTATACCGGGCGCTCATCGAGGGCGGCGCGCTGACGCGTGTCGGCGACGTCGAAGCGGACACGCTTGCCTTCACTGATCAGACCGGCATCGTAAATGCGACCAAGTATTATTACGCAGTTACCGCCTATGCCGGCCAGTCGGAGAGCCTGATCGGAACGATGGTGTCCGCGACGCCGTTTTATCCGGTTCAATCGGTAGCCGTACCATCCTCGGTGGCTGGCGTCGTCTATGCGGGCGTCGGCAAAAAGATCGAAGGCATCACCGTCGAGGTGCTGGCGCCGGGGCTTACGGACAATGCAGCCTATGCGGGCAGGGCGGCGCCGAATCTGCCGGGCAAGCTGTTCTTTTACCCGGAAAACGGAGATCTGGCTGACGCCGTGGCCGTCTCGTTAAGATACAAGGAGGATGCGGGGGCGGCCAAGGCGTATCGCGCTTCCTTCGAGCCGACCGCGGCGGGCGCCTACCGCTATTACGCAGCCTTTTCCTCGGATAACGAAGAGACCTGGACGCTCTCCGGCGAGAATACTGTGAACGTTCTCCAGTCGGACGACGACCTGGAGGCGCCCGATGCGCCGGAGCTGGGCGGGTTGCTCCAGGAATCCGGACGCGCGAGTCTGGCCTGGACGTCGGATGACGCATCGGTCGCTGGCTTCGAGATCTATCGCCAGTCCGTGACCGATGCCGTGTACCGCAAGATCGCGACGGTGGCGAAGGAAGTTCGCGCGTATACCGATTTCACCGTAAATAACGATACGACCTACACCTACAAGGTTGCCGCCTACGACCAAGCCTACAATCGGGCATACTCACAGCCGCAGTCGGTGACGCCAAGGCTCGTGATGATCGACGTGACGCTGCGGCTGCATCTGCCGGACTACACGCCGACGACGGACGACATCACGATCGCCGGCGACTTCAACGGCTGGAACGTGTCCTCGACCAAGCTGGCGGTGCCGAGCGGCGCCACGACCCGCGAGGTCGTGGAATATTCGTTCAAGATGATGGCGGGCAAGTCGATGCAGTACAAGTACGCCCGAGGCGACTGGAACAAAGAGGCGTTCACGAGCCACGCGAGGGTGCAGAACGATACGACAGATCCGGGCAACTGGGCGTATAGCTCGACCGATACGAACATGCAGCTCAAGATCGCGAATCAGGGCGGCAACAAAATGATCGTCGACGACTACGTGCTGCGCTGGGTCGATATGCCGGTGGCGATCTATCAGCCGCGCAAATCTTACGGCGAAGACATCGCCTACTCGACAGCGGACGCAAGCTTCGCGCTGCGCGCCGCGGTGCCGTACGGCGTGGCGTTCACGATCAACGGACAGCCGATTCCCGAGGGCGCGATGGACGCTTACGGCAACGTGCTGGTGAACGATATCCCGCTCGCGCAGGGCAAGAACGTCTTCACGCTCCATATCGAGCCGACGGCCGAGACGCTGAACCTCCCGTTCTATACGGACAAAGGCAGAGCCTCTCAGGCGACGAAGACGATTAAGCTCGAGATCACGCGGACAGGGGGCGGCACGGAGTCGCCTTCGCCGGAGCCGTCCGGTTCGCCGACGCCAACGCCGACGCCTGTGAGCAACGGGCCGACGCCAACGTCAACGCCGAGTTCCGCGCCTGCGGAGCTCAAGATTGCGGCCGACAAGCTCGTGCCGGATGCGACCGGCAAGGTGAAGATCGAGCTTCCGTCCGGCGCGACGCGCATCCTGCTCCCGGCGAATGCAGGGGAACTTCTGAAGCCGGGCGAACTGACGCTCGTCAAGGAAAGACTGACGATATCGGTGCCGGCCGGCCTGCTGTCGCAAGCGGTAGGGACGGATGAAAAGGCGGCTCAGGTAGCGCTCGACATCGTGCCGCTGACCGCTACGCAAGCCGATGCGCTGATTGCGAAGACTTCGCGGGAGGGGCGCGATATCCGGCTCGTAGGCGAGGTGTACGACTTCAGCCTCTCCGTCATCGGCGAGGACGGAGAGAACCGCGCCGTTCGCGAGCTCGCGCAGCCGGTGAAGCTCTCATTCCGAGCGGATGCCGCCGTCGCCGACCGCGACGTAACGGGCGTGTACCATGTCGCCGACGACGGCCAGCTTGAATACGTGCGCGGGACGTGGTCCGACGACGGCGTGTTGACGGCGTCCGTCTCGCACTTCAGCAAGTACGCGGCGCTGCATATCGACGCGGCGTTCGCGGACGTACCGTCCGGCCACTGGGCCTGGACGGCCGTCCGGTCGCTCGCGGCGAAGCAGATCGTGAACGGCACGGCCGGTTCGCGCTACGAACCGGCGAGAGGCGTCACGCGCGCCGAGTTCGCCGCGATGCTGAGCCGCGCGCTGGGACTGGCCGCACCGCAAAAGGAGGCGCCGTTCGCGGATGTCGCATCCGGCGCCTGGTACGAGGAAGCCGTAGCGGCGGCAGCCGAGGCGGGCATCGTGAGCGGCCGAAGCGCGAGCGCGTTCGCGCCGAACGAAGGCATCACGCGCGAGGAAATGGCCGTCATGCTCATGCGGGCCTACGACTATGCAGGCGTTGTCGGCGCGGACCGCGCCGCTCCAGCTGCGGAACCGTTCGCGGACACATCCGGCTTCAGCGGCTGGGCCGCCGAGGCGATCGGTCGCGCAGCCGGACTGGGCCTGCTGTCCGGACGCAACGGCCATGTTTTCGACGCGAAGTCGGGGTTGACCCGCGCCGAGAGTGCGCAAGCGCTCTTCAAGCTGCTAGGCCAGTAA
- a CDS encoding carbohydrate ABC transporter permease, producing the protein MLLRQTRGQKIFSVFNYALLTLTAVLCLLPLIHVIALSLSDNAAVSGGLVTLWPVRFTWEPYVYVLERSAFWKAFGVTLQRAALGTAVNVLLVILLAYPLSMSREKLRARTLYVWIFFFTMLFNGGLIPTYILIKEIGIMDTLWALILPGAVTVFNLILMLNFFRQVPEELEDAAMIDGAGHWRTLWQIYVPISTPATATITLFCVVGHWNAWFDGLIYMRDAAHYPLQSYLQTIVVKFDFQTMSATDAQRLAQLNDRSVKAAQMVVAAVPILLVYPFLQKYFVSGIKLGSVKG; encoded by the coding sequence TTGCTGCTCAGACAAACCCGCGGTCAGAAAATATTTAGCGTGTTCAACTATGCGCTGCTCACCTTGACGGCCGTTTTGTGCCTGCTGCCGCTGATTCACGTAATCGCCCTGTCGCTCAGCGACAATGCCGCCGTTTCCGGCGGCTTGGTCACCTTGTGGCCTGTGCGCTTTACATGGGAGCCGTATGTCTACGTGCTCGAGCGCAGCGCCTTTTGGAAAGCCTTCGGCGTTACGCTCCAGCGGGCGGCGCTGGGCACGGCGGTCAACGTGCTGCTCGTCATTTTGCTCGCCTATCCGCTGTCGATGTCGAGAGAGAAGCTCCGCGCCAGAACGCTGTACGTCTGGATCTTTTTCTTCACGATGCTGTTCAACGGCGGTCTCATTCCGACTTACATCTTGATCAAGGAAATCGGGATTATGGATACGCTGTGGGCGCTTATTCTTCCCGGCGCGGTCACCGTGTTCAACCTCATTCTGATGCTGAACTTCTTCAGGCAGGTGCCCGAGGAGCTGGAGGATGCTGCGATGATCGACGGCGCGGGCCACTGGCGCACGCTGTGGCAGATCTATGTGCCGATCTCCACGCCGGCGACTGCGACGATCACGCTGTTCTGCGTCGTCGGACACTGGAACGCCTGGTTCGACGGCCTGATTTACATGCGGGACGCCGCGCATTACCCGCTGCAGAGCTACCTGCAGACGATCGTTGTCAAGTTCGACTTCCAGACGATGTCGGCTACGGACGCGCAGCGCCTCGCGCAGCTGAACGACCGCTCCGTCAAGGCGGCGCAAATGGTCGTGGCCGCGGTTCCGATTTTGCTCGTCTATCCATTTTTGCAAAAGTACTTCGTCAGCGGCATCAAGCTCGGCAGCGTAAAGGGATAG
- a CDS encoding ABC transporter permease has protein sequence MSKHTPALGNERRRSFKFGYKTRRELPLHFMLLPGLVLILIFAYIPMVGVSIAFQNFIPLKGLFGGQEWVGLDNFDYVFSMPTIWQVVWNTLRIAALKIVAGLVVPIAFALLLNEVRNVLFKRTTQTIIYFPYFLSWIILGGILIDILSPSTGIVNKFLGWVGIGPIFFLGENAWFPYTMVVSDIWKTFGFNTIIYLAAITSIDPSLYEAAAADGAGRWKQTWHVTLPGMHMIIVLLMVLSLGTVLDAGFDQIFNLYSPQVYESGDIVDTMVYRMGLQQTQFGPSTAVGLLKSLVSFILISTSYLVAYRLFKYRLF, from the coding sequence ATGAGCAAGCATACACCGGCCTTGGGCAATGAAAGGAGACGGTCGTTCAAGTTCGGCTACAAGACAAGACGCGAGCTGCCGCTTCATTTTATGCTGCTTCCGGGTCTAGTTCTGATATTGATCTTTGCGTATATTCCGATGGTCGGCGTCTCGATCGCGTTCCAGAACTTTATTCCGCTCAAAGGCTTGTTCGGCGGGCAGGAATGGGTCGGCCTGGACAACTTCGATTATGTCTTCTCCATGCCGACGATCTGGCAGGTCGTCTGGAACACGCTGCGGATCGCCGCGCTCAAGATCGTAGCCGGACTGGTCGTGCCGATCGCCTTCGCACTGCTGCTGAACGAGGTTCGCAACGTGCTGTTCAAGCGGACGACGCAGACGATCATTTATTTCCCTTATTTTTTATCGTGGATTATTCTGGGCGGGATTTTGATCGATATTTTGTCGCCGTCCACGGGCATCGTCAACAAGTTTCTCGGCTGGGTGGGCATCGGACCGATCTTTTTTCTGGGCGAGAATGCATGGTTTCCCTACACGATGGTCGTCTCCGACATTTGGAAGACGTTCGGCTTCAACACGATCATTTACCTGGCCGCCATCACGAGCATCGACCCTTCGCTGTATGAGGCTGCGGCGGCAGACGGGGCGGGGCGCTGGAAGCAGACCTGGCATGTGACGCTTCCCGGCATGCATATGATCATCGTGCTGCTGATGGTGCTCAGTCTCGGTACCGTGCTCGATGCCGGCTTCGATCAGATTTTTAATCTGTACAGCCCGCAGGTATACGAGTCCGGCGATATCGTCGATACGATGGTGTACCGGATGGGACTTCAGCAGACGCAATTCGGGCCCTCGACCGCCGTAGGATTGCTCAAGTCGCTCGTATCCTTCATCTTGATCTCGACCTCTTATCTGGTTGCTTATCGGCTGTTCAAGTACCGCCTTTTCTAG